The sequence AAAATACTTGTGTTGGTATCCCAGATGTGGGTGGAGAGCAAATAAAATCAAAATCTCAAATAACCATCTTCAAATTCAACATTCCCTCCTGTGGATTATTACTTTAAAAGCGTACATGTAGCTACAAGTGACAGAATGTAGAGTTACTATAACAGAACAAGCAAATAGGTCAGACTTACAGGCTTCTCATCTCCGTCCAACACATCTTCTTTTGTGAAGAGTCTCATGCAGTCCATCAGACTCACCTCTCCATAGCCCTTCTGGACAGAATCACAggcacatatagacacacataaaacacacacacacacacacgtacatacaagCAACCATACATACACGTACATACCAGTacgcaaacatacacatgaacaAACATAAAGCCCACATATAAACACAGCGACAGAGGAGAATCTGAgtcagttttttcttttctttctctcaataCTTTGATATTGAAGTCACAATACTCGCAGCATGTAAGTCCttggtgtggttgtgtgtgtgtgtgtgtgtgtgtgtgtgtatgtgtgtgtgtgtgttagcagatGCACTGACCTTGGCGATGGGTAAGGAGAGGTCCCAGAAAGGGTCGAACACCGTGGAACAGTAGCCACACTCAGTGCATGTCAATGAGCTCTTTAGCTGGCCGACAAACACATCTGCCAAGCAGAGGCATACCTCCTTAGAATCATTACACACCCACAACACAGACCTCAGGGCAGTAGCAGACACCAGAGGGTAGAGAGGAAAAGTAACAGCCACTTACCTACGATTTTGCTGTCCTCTCGCTCAAGGTACTTGCTCCACATCTTCTTCCCTTTCTCTTCATCACTGTCAAGGAGGAGCACAGATGAACGTCAAGGGACTCACAAACACAATTAGATGGATAgccacatactctctctctcttctctctctctcacgcacacacacacacacacacacacacacacacacacacacacacacacacacacacacacacacacacacacacacacacacacacacgccaccctAAAGCTCAGTGGCTGCCTTGTGGCCTGGGCCACAGTAAACATTGACTTGGCCAGAGCTCAGGACAAAGGCTGGATAGGTTAATGAGCAgagatggaggtgggggggggggcagggacacTCACGGCAAATGGTCAAAGTCTTCCGTGCTGCCCCGCGGCCGCACCGTCACCCTGTTCACCTCGTTGTGCAGCCCGTCTAGCAAGAAGCGGAGGAACTCCTGGGCATCCTGCTGACTGAGAGCGGACAAACAACATTAGCATTTCAGGGCACATCTTTCACAAACAACATTAACTTTTTGACGGGAAGGGGGATTGTGAATCTCATTAAATTGGCCTAGTGAACATTGGCCTGACCCCTTAGTAATTGGTGCATGAAACTGTCAAACAATAGCCAAAGGCTTCTAACATACTGCATAGGGATTGAATCGGCAAATCAAAATCTAATCTAGCTTCATTAAGCATTAGTCAACTTACTTATAGCCCACAAATCGGGGCGCGTATCTCTGAATCTGAGTTTTAAACTCAGACGGGCTGACCGCCTCGCTACCTGAGGACGTCCACAGAGTCTGGATGAGCTTGGCAAATTCTGGGAAGGACAGAAGACAAGACATGACAACAGTCAGAGACcgcaaacaccccccccccccccacagaaaGGGACAGGTtaatacttttgtgtgtgtttccagggtGATGTGTGAGACGAGTGTGTGTCGACTCACCCTCCATGAGAGCAGTGTTTGtgcggttgttgttgttgaggtCTCTGCGGTGGGAGTTGTGCAGACAGTAGTCACGCAGGTTCTGAGTGTTGCTAAGACACTGAAGGATGGAGTTCATAAAGCActgtggagagagatggggagaccGAGGTGAGAGTGACCCAACAGAGGCCGTGGCTAAAGGCCTAAGCAGCCTGCTACTGGCTCTGCCTCTTTATCAATAAACAGAGTTCTGTATCAATACAAAAACGGGAGCTTGGGTCTGGAGTGAAATAAACTGGGTGCTCCTGACTGGGTAACTGAGTAATGATTTATTTTTGGATCCTCCTCAGCCTGTTGCCTGGCAAAGCCATCCCCAGCTAAACGCATCCTGGGGTGGGAGATCGCATGACAAATAATCTTTGCATATGAAAATAGCTGATGGAATGTGTAAGCGATAGCACAACACCCCACTGCTGCTGATTTTGCTAACAGCCTGAGAAAGTGTGATTCAATGCAGGCTAGTGCACTTGATGCAGTATGGAGGAAGgtgcaagtagcctacaacTAAAGGCTCATGATATTACAGAAGACATACTTTTCCGTATCTGGGTAGTGAATGAAGATCATACATGTCTCTACTTACTGTATTCCCCAGATTACGAAGCCCTACAAGGCCCTGGGCACTCTTGGAGTTCTAGTGtgggaaaaaagacaaaatataaGAGTTAGTTCTAGCCAAAATGCATCTATCCATGACTAGAAACTCTCCAATATCAACTATTTCTTTTATATACACATAttaaatatatgaaatatattgtatcacaaaacacaaaaatgaTTCATTCTATGAAGTGTGTTCTtctgataataataatatgcaATAATAAGCATCAgtcatacattcattcattttaaaatattcatcataGTCTGATGAGTCGGCAGGTTCAACCAGAGCCATGTCTCTACTGTATGACTCATTTATAAACTCATTTATGTCTCTATGATTTATTTATAACATATGTACCAAATGTAGAAAACATTTTATAGACCAAACCCTTTTCCACTGTTGACCGCATTGACACTACAGGGTCATAACAGGTTAACTACCCCTCTTTGGGCAAACATGAGAGACTGGGTAGGTAGGCTGAGTCCGTGCTTGAACTCATGGTCAAAATGACTACAAACATGTGTAACTCCAGGAACTGTAATCTACCTACACAAACAAGCAAGCTGTGATTAGGCCTACGTCATTTTGACCCTCCAGTTAAGCCTGCTTCAGAATTGCACAAATTCAGACCGAGACTTTTAGACTACTGGAGAATTAGGCAACCCAGCTGACCATTCTGCTGCCAGGCTCTCCAAACCTTAAAATGCTGCGAAACGGTTCCAAAGAGAATGGCACAGCGCTCAGACAGACGAGCCTGTCACCTGACACCGTGTTGTTTTTCTGGGGTGATGTGCTGCCGCGTGCTGGAGAGAGGAAAGGCGATCCCGCTCTCTGCCGGTACTCAATCTGACAACGAGGTGACCCGGGCGCTCCGCAGCGGCCCTCACCTGGCTGCTGCGTGCACCCCTGGCGGGAGCGACGAGGACAGGGACGACTGGGTCCTCAGGGGGAAACGGAGCGCTGAGGTGATGGGTGGCCCCTTTCTAGCTTATCTAGTTATGTGAACAAAGCTGGGAATAGCTGTGGTATTTTACattatgcaaaaaaaaataccCACCATCTGTCCTTATCCACCAGAAACTAGTTTAATTAACTGTGGATTACCTAAAGCCGTCTCTCTCTGCATTCCATGGTCAAAATGAACCAAATGGGCTGAAAGCTGGCGGTGTGCGGAATGGTCAGTGCTTGTCACTCAAGTCCCCTTGTAAATCTGAGCCCATGCCTTTGTGTGATGAGGAGGCTCTGTGTCATACAGAGCCTCTGTCAGGAGGGCATGCTTGTCTCCTGGGATTTTCAAAAACAGGATGGCCGTCAGAATCGGCGGCactctgctgagtaatatcatcaGCGCCCAAAATAGCAGCCCCTCCGCTGGCACCAGCCGCTGAGATGACGGCCTCACGCACGTCACAGACGCCACAGCAGCGACGAGAAAAGACACCCAGCCAGTGCTGTCAGCTTCCAGCAGCCAGCTCCATTTCTGTgagccccccccaacccccgagCCCAAACCAAATCAACACGTTCGCACTCCGAAACAAGAAGCACCAGGCTTATTCCAAAAATGAGACAAGGTGGTTAGAACATTGTAACGGTGAAACACCACACAAAGCACACTTACGCATACACATGGCAAGCAGTAAATACAATCATGTGATGATGACTGTAATGTCTAAGTTGTTGTTTATAGAGGGGGTGCAGGTGAGGGAGAGGCTGTTCCAGGAGTTCATGAGCAAGCAGCTTGTGGAGTCTGCTAATGAGTGTGTGACTGACAAGCTACAACAAGCTCCAGGGCGGGTAGAGCTGGGCCAAACTGTTAATTACAACAGAACACCATGTCAGCTGGGTAGCAGTGCTTGTTTGTGATGTCTCAAGACTACGGTCTCTTAAAATCCCCTGTGCGCTCTACACCCATGTCTTTGTGTTATGAATTAGGCCGATAAACAGCTGGGATGCATTAACACACCAGGCCACACCAAATGGTTAAGCCCTAGTTTTACATAATGGTAATCTATTTTTCTACTCTTTTACCACACTGTTATAACAAGGTCTATTTCTATTGTGAAACAAACAGCAAGGGTGAAATGACCAAATCATAGTAGAGTACTCCATACAGTAAGCTCAAAGGAGCATGGTCTGTGAAGAATACTTGTGGATAAATAAGTAATTGTATGATTATGAGTTCACAGTGATGCTTATAAGATTTGATCTTTTAATGGCTTCGGAGCAAAAGCACAGCTGACTATCACGCTGGCTACAGAACCAAGAGGGAAAATACAAAGCTATGGAGTACTTTTAAGCACTTCCGAGAGAacatttattttgcatttaGGAGGTGTAGAGACTGTGTAAATAATGAAAGACAATGCCTATACTCAGGGCTTTTTGTTGAGACTTAATTAGAGCAGTAGCACGACTGCTCTGTAATCCTCctgcctcactctctccctctctcgcctcGTCGCCGGAAGTGGGTCACAGTGTTGAAGTCCCCGGCGGGAGTAGGTGAGCAGGGACTAATCCTGCTTTTATAACGGGCTCCCCGAGAGTAAGATGCGGACCGCAACTCCAGCCTTGATCAAAGGTAGCTGCCGGATTAAGTGCAGCAGCAACTTAGCAACTGCTGACCCTTCGCATGGGCTAAATACTTTGACCCATTTCGTCAAGTACCTTCCTATCCACATTCATGATCCTCAAGCAGTGAGTTCACCATGAATGGCCTAAACCACATGAATGGTGTTCAAAAAGCAGACTGAGCAGTTAAGCCTAACACTAAAGAATGAAGACGAGTTTTCATATCAGTCTAATGCTAGATTGGAGAGACTTTAATATCACATTAATaaaaggagtttttttttttatacaggtAACATCAGGGATGGGGCCTCGTCTTTGCACAGGTACTCAGGAGCTGAGCGAAGACAGAGTTAACCTTAGCCTGCTGTGATGCGCAAGGTGTCCAGCTCCACCTTGCTCCGTGGAACGCGGAATAATAATTAGCTGGCAGCGGTCTTGAATGAGCGCCGAAGAACACTCAGTTCTGACCTTCCTCACGCTGCTCGCAGCTCGAAAACAACAATTTGAAGCCCAGTGGCGTAGGCTGCGGCCCCCGCTGCTCCTGATGCCTCGCCCAGCCTCACATTCGCAGGGGAGCTGTCAAACCATCAACACACCCAGCTGGGGCAGGGCACAGATGCAGAGGTGGAGCAACAAGAGACCAGACAACAAAGTCTCGGAAAACAAGGACCAATCACCACTGGGCACTGCACTAGGATACATCACACAATAACATGCATGTTATGTTTGTCCTGATAAGCTGTTATAATTCAATAGGTGTAATAATTTACAAGTTATATTTGGATTTGTGCTCCTTTCACAATTATACAGGTAGATAATAGAAATGGCAGTGTGATGTGGCCCCTAGTCATTGAACACCTTCTTCCTTCAGCATGCAAACCATCCACTATGTAGGAGGTGAAGCAGGTGTGCAAGTGcatccgtgtatgtgtgtgtgtgtgtgtgtgtgtgtgttcgtgtgtggaTGCTTGGAGGAAGCAGCACATCTCCAGCCTCCATCAGCATTTCCACAGCGAGCCCGCTCTTGTTATATAACGCGGAGAGACAGCTGTGCAGCTCTTAGCACAGCGTGTGGCTAATGCCCGCAGcctttcatctctccctcttcattATCACAGCCAGCATCAGCTGCTCGAGTGGGCTCTGGGGCACTAAATGAGGGCCTATTATAacccacacacatcaaaacatttAGGCCTCTATGGCTCCCTAATGACAAAATTGCATGGCTATGTTATATTACCTGAGCTCAAACACTCACAATAGACATGGGCTGTGTTACTAGTTAGCTAATACATAACTGCTGATGATGACCCTATCCATTTTAGACTCTTTCAAACTGTCCACCACGATTCCTGAGAAGCCATAAACATTAAAACCACAGCACTGTGATGTGATACTTATGATATTCTAGAGAATGATTCTGTTTGTTGACATAGTTATATAAAATGCAACGCATGAGTGTGAGGCACAAGTGCGATTACAGGGAgtcaaattaatttattgttatataACAGCTAGTGACCTAACAGTGAGCTGATCCTTTACAGCGGCTTAACGGGTGTACTGTGTACTGATCTCTGCTTCCGAGAGTGTCACCATCAGTGGAAAAGCGGATCGAGGTACTCAACATGTATTTTTTCCATACACAATTGCAATGTTTCCAGAGCAGAATAAAGCACATTTCGTCCAGTGCGGATATTTTATGTTTACAATACATTGCTCATTTAAACAATTCGCCCACACGGACTATGTTGAGTCCTTACCTTAGCTTGATTAATGAGAAGCCCCACAAAAGTGGACACTAACACCGAGCCGGAGACAGAGGAGCCTTTTCGCCGCATGTCTTGCTTCAGGAATGGAAAAGCGGTTGCTGGTGGATCCTCAGGAATGGTTACCGTGTATGACTGTCGCATGCTGAGAACGATGTCGGAGATGTGCGCTCCACGTGAAAAATAAACGCACCCAGTTACTTACGTATTATATGACACGAACTACTTTCCGTTATTCTCTGGGGCTGTCTCAAAATTTTACAAAATAAACAGACGAGCTTGTATGGCTGCTTTTAAACAGCAACGTTTTAAAAACCGACAAATCATAAAAGGCGACCTTACACATGACAAAAATATTATATTACCAATGTAAATCAAGTCACGTTTCTTTTCTCTAAATTATATTTCAAAAGCGAAAACTAATGCCGAAACATACTAGTTACACTGATATCTACATTCCCGTTTGACGTGAAGTTCGCCATGCGCATTGTCTCTTAGGCATTCGCGAATCTGACCTTAAATCCAGAAACACGCAAATCTGGTCATGTCTTTTTACTGTTTAGCTCACGCCCACAACAGCTTAGTAAAGACGTCAGGCGCTGCCTCCATGCTTTACGACGTCACCCACCTCAACATGTTACATGAATCTACCCTTTTTAATGCATGAATGCACTTAAACGGCATTTGATTTATATTTTCTGTGACGAACACGATGCAGAGGATGTAGAGCGACATACAAACGACTGCTCCGGGAAAGGGTTTATCCCATGGATCAACGGAATCCATTGCtttagatgatgatgatgccttATAAAAAATCTAATTAATAAACACAACAAAATGCCTAATAATGTGCATTTCTGAACACATTTCTTTCAGTTATTCTGGAACTGTTAATTCTATTGT is a genomic window of Alosa sapidissima isolate fAloSap1 chromosome 15, fAloSap1.pri, whole genome shotgun sequence containing:
- the usp2a gene encoding ubiquitin carboxyl-terminal hydrolase 2a isoform X3 — its product is MRQSYTVTIPEDPPATAFPFLKQDMRRKGSSVSGSVLVSTFVGLLINQAKNSKSAQGLVGLRNLGNTCFMNSILQCLSNTQNLRDYCLHNSHRRDLNNNNRTNTALMEEFAKLIQTLWTSSGSEAVSPSEFKTQIQRYAPRFVGYNQQDAQEFLRFLLDGLHNEVNRVTVRPRGSTEDFDHLPDEEKGKKMWSKYLEREDSKIVDVFVGQLKSSLTCTECGYCSTVFDPFWDLSLPIAKKGYGEVSLMDCMRLFTKEDVLDGDEKPTCYRCKARRRCTKKFTVQKFPKILVLHLKRFSEARVRTSKLSTFVNFPLKDLDLREFASGSSVDAVYNLYAVSNHSGTTMGGHYTAYCRNPTSGEWYTFNDSRVTPMSSSQVRSSDGYVLFYELASSSRI
- the usp2a gene encoding ubiquitin carboxyl-terminal hydrolase 2a isoform X4 encodes the protein MRQSYTVTIPEDPPATAFPFLKQDMRRKGSSVSGSVLVSTFVGLLINQAKNSKSAQGLVGLRNLGNTCFMNSILQCLSNTQNLRDYCLHNSHRRDLNNNNRTNTALMEEFAKLIQTLWTSSGSEAVSPSEFKTQIQRYAPRFVGYNQQDAQEFLRFLLDGLHNEVNRVTVRPRGSTEDFDHLPDEEKGKKMWSKYLEREDSKIVDVFVGQLKSSLTCTECGYCSTVFDPFWDLSLPIAKGYGEVSLMDCMRLFTKEDVLDGDEKPTCYRCKARRRCTKKFTVQKFPKILVLHLKRFSEARVRTSKLSTFVNFPLKDLDLREFASGSSVDAVYNLYAVSNHSGTTMGGHYTAYCRNPTSGEWYTFNDSRVTPMSSSQVRSSDGYVLFYELASSSRI